A genome region from Microbacterium profundi includes the following:
- a CDS encoding phosphoenolpyruvate carboxykinase (GTP), whose product MVMAETFTPRVPAVSAARELGAVPTYDTPGMAELVAWVEEIRALTKPASVHWVGGSQAENDALLRGLVSEGKLIKLNPEWRPGSYLARSHPSDVARTEARTFIASEHEKDAGPTNNWADPAEMRQTMNEIFEGSMRGRTMYVVPFSMGAVGGPLSHIGVQITDSAYAVASIGIMTRVGDAVTRQIAEGAPWVKTVHSVGAPLAPGAQDVEWPCNDEKYIVHFPDTLEVYSYGSGYGGNAILAKKCFALRIASVIARDEGWLAEHMLLIRVIDPKGNAYHVAAAFPSACGKTNLAMLRPTIPGWKVETLGDDIAWIRPGEDGRMWAINPEAGFFGVAPGTGESTNVTAIETLWGNTIFTNVALRPDGDVWWEGLTDTPPSHLIDWEGNDWTPDSGRPAAHPNSRFTVAAAQCPQISDDWEEAVPLDVILFGGRRASNVPLVVEATDWTHGVFLGSTISSERTAAAEGTVGELRRDPFAMLPFCGYNMGDYFAHWLKVGRSLRFDRAPRIFQVNWFRRGDDGRFLWPGFGDNSRVIDWIIRRVSGEVSAVDSPIGRLPVTSDLNLDGLDISQQDLDELFSVDADAWSKEADATEEFFDTFGDTMPAALRAELASLRYRLAQTR is encoded by the coding sequence TATGGCCGAGACCTTCACACCCCGCGTTCCCGCCGTCTCCGCGGCGCGCGAACTTGGCGCCGTCCCCACCTACGACACCCCCGGGATGGCTGAACTCGTCGCCTGGGTGGAGGAGATCCGCGCCCTCACGAAGCCGGCATCGGTGCACTGGGTCGGCGGTTCGCAGGCCGAGAACGACGCGCTGCTGCGCGGACTCGTCTCGGAGGGCAAGCTCATCAAGCTCAACCCCGAGTGGCGTCCTGGGTCGTACCTGGCGCGCTCGCACCCCAGTGACGTCGCCCGCACAGAGGCGCGCACGTTCATCGCGTCGGAGCACGAGAAGGATGCCGGCCCCACGAACAACTGGGCCGATCCCGCCGAGATGCGGCAGACGATGAACGAGATCTTCGAGGGCTCGATGCGCGGACGCACGATGTACGTCGTGCCGTTCTCGATGGGAGCCGTCGGGGGCCCGCTGTCGCACATCGGCGTGCAGATCACCGACAGCGCGTACGCCGTGGCGTCCATCGGCATCATGACGCGCGTGGGCGACGCCGTCACTCGGCAGATCGCGGAAGGTGCGCCGTGGGTCAAGACCGTCCACTCCGTCGGCGCTCCGCTGGCACCGGGCGCGCAGGACGTCGAATGGCCGTGCAACGACGAGAAGTACATCGTGCACTTCCCCGACACCCTCGAGGTCTACTCGTACGGCTCCGGCTACGGCGGAAACGCCATCCTCGCCAAGAAGTGCTTCGCGCTGCGCATCGCGTCGGTGATCGCCCGCGACGAGGGGTGGCTCGCCGAGCACATGCTGCTCATCCGCGTCATCGACCCCAAGGGCAATGCCTACCACGTCGCCGCGGCCTTCCCGTCGGCGTGCGGCAAGACGAACCTCGCGATGCTGCGCCCGACCATCCCGGGCTGGAAGGTCGAGACGCTCGGTGACGACATCGCGTGGATCCGCCCGGGCGAGGACGGCCGCATGTGGGCCATCAACCCCGAGGCCGGCTTCTTCGGTGTCGCTCCCGGCACCGGTGAGTCGACCAACGTCACGGCGATCGAGACGCTCTGGGGCAACACGATCTTCACCAACGTCGCACTCCGTCCGGACGGCGACGTCTGGTGGGAGGGCTTGACGGACACCCCGCCGTCCCACCTCATCGACTGGGAGGGCAACGATTGGACGCCAGATTCTGGTCGCCCCGCCGCGCACCCGAACTCGCGCTTCACGGTCGCCGCGGCTCAGTGCCCGCAGATCTCGGATGACTGGGAAGAGGCTGTTCCGCTCGATGTCATCCTGTTCGGCGGGCGTCGCGCGAGCAACGTGCCTCTCGTCGTCGAGGCGACCGATTGGACGCACGGTGTCTTCCTCGGTTCGACGATCTCATCGGAGCGCACAGCGGCCGCCGAGGGCACTGTGGGTGAACTGCGCCGCGACCCGTTCGCGATGCTGCCGTTCTGCGGTTACAACATGGGCGACTACTTCGCTCACTGGCTCAAGGTCGGTCGGTCTCTGCGCTTCGACCGTGCACCGCGCATCTTCCAGGTCAACTGGTTCCGCCGTGGCGACGACGGACGCTTCCTGTGGCCCGGGTTCGGCGACAACTCGCGTGTCATCGACTGGATCATCCGCCGCGTCAGCGGTGAGGTGTCCGCAGTCGACAGTCCGATCGGGCGGCTGCCGGTGACCAGTGACCTCAACCTCGACGGGCTCGACATCTCGCAGCAGGATCTCGACGAGCTCTTCAGCGTGGACGCGGATGCCTGGTCGAAGGAGGCCGACGCCACCGAGGAGTTCTTCGACACTTTCGGTGACACGATGCCGGCAGCGCTCCGCGCCGAGCTGGCCTCGCTGCGCTACCGGCTCGCGCAGACGAGATAG